ATCTATTTCGCCACCGGCGTCGCCATCGCAGCTTCGGTTCTGGCGATCGCCTACGCCTGGTTCGCCACACGCAAGGTCAGCACCATGCAGTGGCTGTCGCTCGGCATCATCGTGATCTTCGGCGGCGCGACGCTGCTGCTGCACGATGAAACCTTCATCAAGTGGAAGCCGTCCGCGTTGTACGGCGCCTTCGGGCTCACCCTGCTCTTCGGCAAGCTGGTACTCGGGCGCGACTGGATTCGTGTGCTTTTCCAGCAGGCGCAGATTCAGGCACCTGACGCCGTCTGGGGCCGCATCACGTGGGCGTGGATCGTCTTCTTTGCGTTCATGACGGCGCTGAATGGTTATGTTGCAACGCAATACAGCCTTGATGCCTGGGTCAATTTCAAGGTGTGGTGGGCGATGGGCATCTTTTTCGCCTTTACCGTCGCCAATGTGGTCGTGCTCGCCAAATACATGAAGGAAGGCGACCCCGTTGATAACGCACCCACCCGGGGCGATCAGGCCTGATCGGCCATCCAGCGGACGGCCATGAGCGAACTGACTGCACTGCTGATTGAGCGGCTGGCCCCGCTGGCGCCCACCACCGTTGAGGTGGCCGATGACTCGGCAAAACACGCCGGTCATGCCGGAAATACCGGCGGCGGGCACTTATCGGCGAAAATCGTGTCCAACGCGTTTTCCGGGCTTTCCACGGTGGCTCGCCACCGGGCGGTCTACCGGCTGGTGGCTGATTTGATGCCGGCGCGCATTCATGCGCTGTCGCTGATCACCAGTACGCCCGAAGAACTTTCATCAACCAACGACAAATCCAACAACAGGAATCTTCAATGATCTATCGTCAAACGCTCGCGACCGCTCTGCTGCTCGCCGTGATGGGCACACCGGCCGTTGCGCAAACGGCAGCCAAGAAACCGGCGGCAGCGGCAGCCGCAGCCGCCGCCAAGCCCGCCGCCGGCGGTGACCTGGTATCGCAGGCGCAGTTCGACCTTATCCTCAAGGAACGCATGGGGCAAGGGCAGCCGGACTCGCCCGAGCTGCGTGCCGCGCTGCGCGATGAATTGACCAACCGCGAGCTGTTCCTGCGCGCCGCCAAAGCCAAAGGCATGGATCGCGACGCCACGATGAAAACGCAGATGCAGGTGGCGAGCGAGTCGATCCTGATTCGCGCCTACATCGGTGACTTCCTTGGCGCCAATCCGGTCGGTGACGATGTGCTCAAGAAAGAGTACGAAACCATCAAGGCCGGCCTTGGCGACAAGGAATACCGCGCTCGCCATATCCTGGTCGAGAAGAAGGAAGATGCTGACGCACTGATCAAGCAACTGCAGGGCGGCGCCAAGTTCGACGATCTCGCCAAAGCCAACTCGAAGGACCCCGGCTCGAAAGACAACGGCGGTGATCTCGACTGGGCGGTGCCAT
This is a stretch of genomic DNA from Casimicrobium huifangae. It encodes these proteins:
- a CDS encoding septation protein A; protein product: MQFILEYAPIILFFAAYKLKDIYFATGVAIAASVLAIAYAWFATRKVSTMQWLSLGIIVIFGGATLLLHDETFIKWKPSALYGAFGLTLLFGKLVLGRDWIRVLFQQAQIQAPDAVWGRITWAWIVFFAFMTALNGYVATQYSLDAWVNFKVWWAMGIFFAFTVANVVVLAKYMKEGDPVDNAPTRGDQA
- a CDS encoding BolA family protein; protein product: MSELTALLIERLAPLAPTTVEVADDSAKHAGHAGNTGGGHLSAKIVSNAFSGLSTVARHRAVYRLVADLMPARIHALSLITSTPEELSSTNDKSNNRNLQ
- a CDS encoding peptidylprolyl isomerase, whose product is MIYRQTLATALLLAVMGTPAVAQTAAKKPAAAAAAAAAKPAAGGDLVSQAQFDLILKERMGQGQPDSPELRAALRDELTNRELFLRAAKAKGMDRDATMKTQMQVASESILIRAYIGDFLGANPVGDDVLKKEYETIKAGLGDKEYRARHILVEKKEDADALIKQLQGGAKFDDLAKANSKDPGSKDNGGDLDWAVPSNYVKPFADALVALQKGKYTPQPVQSPFGYHIIQLDDVRDAKVPSFDEVKPQLAQRLQGQVVEKHLAELRAKAGIK